A window of the Bacillus toyonensis BCT-7112 genome harbors these coding sequences:
- a CDS encoding AimR family lysis-lysogeny pheromone receptor produces MNEIITKETTMKHLMDEISQKINEKYTLRKIAKLSGVSREKITRAIECKNKYEMKLDSFLKVVSVLYDNLEVRRQKINTFILLIKSPLNIRKALCYSHVSGDYEIIDVLIKKHINTDSVSQYLLIYDLFNRRNKNEIKGQKIVDEIKNLKLSSNAECQALSNLLYTVAMYDEDESNAVAPFAKDAEKFIKDIKQTYIKEHLYMQYKERLAYIYLLSDKIDKCREVCESILKSDLEIPMIKAVAKGCLGESYTYEDPLRAEMHMESALELLDNIHVPRKSQKYFAFKTTLAHLYIENNFNRHKIDFDYIHIGEHAHYECLHGDREKGLAMYKNLEQNGFSAHQLYSYSKVIGDIQGLKEALISFERSGNLFYARGVKQALLKSEVNLVD; encoded by the coding sequence ATGAACGAGATCATTACAAAAGAAACTACAATGAAACATCTTATGGATGAAATATCACAAAAAATAAACGAAAAATATACATTACGTAAAATAGCAAAATTATCGGGAGTAAGTAGAGAAAAAATAACTAGGGCAATTGAATGTAAAAACAAATATGAAATGAAATTAGATAGCTTTTTAAAAGTGGTTAGTGTCTTATATGACAATTTAGAGGTAAGACGTCAAAAAATTAATACCTTTATACTCTTAATAAAAAGTCCTTTGAACATTAGGAAAGCCTTGTGTTATTCGCATGTTTCTGGTGATTATGAGATTATAGATGTATTAATAAAAAAACATATTAATACCGATAGCGTGAGTCAGTACCTATTAATTTATGATTTATTTAATCGAAGAAATAAAAATGAAATTAAGGGGCAAAAAATAGTTGATGAAATTAAAAATTTAAAACTTTCTTCTAACGCAGAGTGTCAAGCGTTATCAAATTTGCTTTATACCGTGGCTATGTATGATGAGGACGAATCAAATGCAGTTGCTCCCTTCGCAAAAGACGCGGAAAAATTTATAAAAGACATTAAACAGACATATATAAAAGAGCATTTATATATGCAATATAAAGAGAGGCTTGCTTATATATATTTGTTGAGTGACAAAATTGATAAATGTAGAGAAGTTTGTGAATCAATCTTAAAATCAGACTTAGAAATTCCGATGATTAAGGCTGTTGCAAAAGGGTGTTTGGGAGAGAGTTACACATATGAGGACCCTCTGAGGGCAGAAATGCACATGGAATCAGCTTTGGAGCTTCTTGATAATATCCATGTCCCTAGAAAATCTCAAAAATATTTTGCTTTTAAAACAACATTGGCACATCTTTACATTGAAAATAATTTTAATCGTCATAAGATTGATTTTGATTATATTCATATTGGCGAACATGCACATTATGAATGTTTACATGGAGATCGAGAAAAAGGGCTTGCAATGTATAAAAATTTGGAACAAAATGGATTTAGTGCACATCAATTATATTCTTATTCAAAAGTAATTGGAGACATACAAGGTTTAAAAGAGGCATTAATATCTTTTGAAAGATCTGGAAACTTGTTTTATGCTAGAGGTGTGAAACAAGCGCTATTGAAAAGCGAGGTGAATTTAGTTGACTAA